Proteins from a single region of Scatophagus argus isolate fScaArg1 chromosome 23, fScaArg1.pri, whole genome shotgun sequence:
- the tspan5a gene encoding tetraspanin-5a isoform X1 yields the protein MSGNHYKGHEVSCCIKYFIFGFNILFWLLGMALVGIGLWAWSEKGVLSNISSITDLGGLDPVWLFMVVGGVMFILGFAGCIGALRENTFLLKFFSVFLGIIFFLELTTGVLAFVFKDWIKDQLNLFINNNIRAYRDDIDLQNLIDFTQEYWECCGAFGADDWNLNIYFNCTDGNPSREKCGVPFSCCTKDPAEDVINTQCGYDIRAKPDSEQKDYINVKGCVPQFEKWLQDNLTLVAGIFIGVALLQIFGICLAQNLVSDIEAVQASWVPPPLSMRRLPPHSSKKASAYYS from the exons ATGTCGGGGAATCATTACAAAGGCCACGAAGTCAGCTGCTGCATCAAATACTTCATTTTTGGGTTCAACATCCTCTTTTGG CTGCTGGGCATGGCCTTAGTTGGAATTGGACTATGGGCATGGAGTGAGAAG GGGGTTCTGTCCAACATCTCGTCCATCACAGACCTGGGGGGTCTGGACCCAGTCTGGCTATTCATGGTGGTTGGGGGTGTCATGTTCATTCTGGGCTTTGCAGGATGCATTGGAGCACTCCGAGAAAACACTTTTCTGCTCAAGTTT TTCTCTGTGTTCCTGGgaataatttttttcttggagTTGACGACAGGAGTCCTGGCGTTTGTCTTCAAGGACTGGATTAAGGACCAGCTCAACCTGTTCATCAACAATAACATTCGGGCTTACCGGGACGACATTGATCTACAGAATCTCATTGATTTCACTCAGGAATAT TGGGAGTGCTGTGGTGCGTTTGGAGCAGACGACTGGAACCTGAACATCTATTTTAACTGTACTGATGGGAATCCCAGTCGGGAAAAGTGTGGAGTTCCCTTTTCCTGCTGCACTAAGGACCCAGCG GAGGATGTAATAAACACTCAGTGTGGATACGACATTCGGGCTAAACCA GACTCGGAGCAGAAGGACTACATCAATGTGAAAGGCTGTGTGCCACAGTTTGAGAAGTGGCTGCAGGACAACCTCACCTTGGTGGCTGGGATATTCATAGGAGTCGCACTACTGCAG ATTTTTGGGATTTGTTTGGCCCAAAACTTAGTGAGTGACATTGAAGCAGTGCAGGCGAGTTG GGTGCCCCCCCCTCTTTCCATGCGTCGACTCCCACCACACTCCAGCAAGAAAGCGTCGGCTTACTACTCATGA
- the tspan5a gene encoding tetraspanin-5a isoform X2, whose protein sequence is MSGNHYKGHEVSCCIKYFIFGFNILFWLLGMALVGIGLWAWSEKGVLSNISSITDLGGLDPVWLFMVVGGVMFILGFAGCIGALRENTFLLKFFSVFLGIIFFLELTTGVLAFVFKDWIKDQLNLFINNNIRAYRDDIDLQNLIDFTQEYWECCGAFGADDWNLNIYFNCTDGNPSREKCGVPFSCCTKDPAEDVINTQCGYDIRAKPDSEQKDYINVKGCVPQFEKWLQDNLTLVAGIFIGVALLQIFGICLAQNLVSDIEAVQASCLFT, encoded by the exons ATGTCGGGGAATCATTACAAAGGCCACGAAGTCAGCTGCTGCATCAAATACTTCATTTTTGGGTTCAACATCCTCTTTTGG CTGCTGGGCATGGCCTTAGTTGGAATTGGACTATGGGCATGGAGTGAGAAG GGGGTTCTGTCCAACATCTCGTCCATCACAGACCTGGGGGGTCTGGACCCAGTCTGGCTATTCATGGTGGTTGGGGGTGTCATGTTCATTCTGGGCTTTGCAGGATGCATTGGAGCACTCCGAGAAAACACTTTTCTGCTCAAGTTT TTCTCTGTGTTCCTGGgaataatttttttcttggagTTGACGACAGGAGTCCTGGCGTTTGTCTTCAAGGACTGGATTAAGGACCAGCTCAACCTGTTCATCAACAATAACATTCGGGCTTACCGGGACGACATTGATCTACAGAATCTCATTGATTTCACTCAGGAATAT TGGGAGTGCTGTGGTGCGTTTGGAGCAGACGACTGGAACCTGAACATCTATTTTAACTGTACTGATGGGAATCCCAGTCGGGAAAAGTGTGGAGTTCCCTTTTCCTGCTGCACTAAGGACCCAGCG GAGGATGTAATAAACACTCAGTGTGGATACGACATTCGGGCTAAACCA GACTCGGAGCAGAAGGACTACATCAATGTGAAAGGCTGTGTGCCACAGTTTGAGAAGTGGCTGCAGGACAACCTCACCTTGGTGGCTGGGATATTCATAGGAGTCGCACTACTGCAG ATTTTTGGGATTTGTTTGGCCCAAAACTTAGTGAGTGACATTGAAGCAGTGCAGGCGAGTTG